The window CGTCAAGTAGGGACCAAGGACAATATTTGTAACAGTACTCTGAattataatttacttttaggCATTGCCAGCAAAATGTTACTTACCAGATAAATTATGCaaagttgttaaaaaaattaattaagaaacaGTAAGGTTCAATTTGCTGTTCAAAGGGTTATTAACCACTTGAATACTTCACAATTTTTGGTCTTCAGTGCGGTTTCATGTTTAGGCTTTGGTATCTAAGGCTTTTTATAATTACTCTCTAGGGAAACCCTTTCTTTAGTGGGATTTTTGTGTGCTTGTTTTTGTAtgttcttacattttttttccaaaagaaagcACGTGTTtctattaaaaagaaaaaagtgcaTAAAACGGAAGTAGACTCAATAAATCATATATTCTATGATCAAATAAACCAACGGTATGATGACAGAGCACTAACCAGACTCTGTGGAGAGGGAAATTCGATCTCTCAAGATCACAAGTTCAGGCGTCAATTCTTCAGATCCCAATAACTTAATATATTCCAGTGCTGTTGTTAGCTGTCCTTGACTTGCCAATATTTCAGCATATTTCTCAACAAGCTTGCATAAAGTTACACTAAATCTCTTTTGTCCAGTGGCCAAAGCAAGTACGATAGTCTTTTCCATTAAATCCTAGCGAAGCAAAACGCTTGTTCAACTTTATAGTCCAATACATAAGTTCAATAACGTCTCTTAAAGTACACTTACCTGAAGAAGATCAACATAAGATTTTCCTTCACGCTCAGCAGACAAGCACTTCGACCAGATTTCGACAGTTTTATCAATATTTCCAGCACATATATAGCACAGAGTTGCTGGAAGTGTATAACCGGCAACCATAAGTTTTGAAGCAAGAGTATCACATAGCACGGTCCATTCATCTTTTTGTGCAAACTGTCAAttgaaacaataataacattaacGTTGCAATATAGTAGTAGTACCcaagatttataattttatggaGAAATCAGATACCCTGGAAAATCAGCATGAATACTGAAAGACATGTGTACTTTTAGCAAGACTAAAATACTTGATGAACTGACTAGTAAACTGCTTCCAGAATTTCCTGGACAGTACAGTCCATATGTAAAAGCTGGAGCCTTTTTAACACCATGAGAAACATGAAAGTGCaactataaacatttttttggtATCTGCTAATATTATAATGGAATTTATTTCCTGGAAAGTCAAATAACCACATTTAACATAAACCAGACATGTCTGAGAATTAAAGctgaaaaggaagaaactGGTAACTCAGCAGGCACAAGTCCATCTCAATTTTCAGTAACCAACTTGACATCCCTTCTCACAAATATAGAGTAAATCCTTTGCACACAAGTTCTAAATGAACAAATATGGACATTCCCGGTTTTCTAGagaatttttttccaaattaaatataaaacttacACTGCAGAGAAGAGCAAGGGTTTCTTTCCAGAATTTCAGTGGCCTTGTATTCACAAGACTCAATAGATCATTGTTGACCATTGCAGAAACAATCTGATGGAATAAAAACAAGCAGATTAGTTTGTGCAGCCTCATCCCCAGAGAAGCTCAAAGATGTCTCTTACTGCCGTAAAACTTCAGACTATCAAAATtgtaaagcaaaaaaaaagttaatatacACAGCTCCATAAGAAGAGGATAAAGTTTTAGCTACCTTTAAGTACGGTGAACGGGACATTTTTAGATATTGATCTCGTGTATTCTCCCACAAGGACCCACCACCCACATGAGCAATAACCAAGGCATCGGCCATTTTATTTGCAGATACACACAACCCAACAGCCCCCTTATAATCACCTACAACTAGTGCCCGTTGCACACCATCAGCAAACGATGCATCTCCATTATCTTCCACTCCATCCTCAACTTGTGGTTCTTCAGCTGCAACAGTCTCCTCAGCAGCATGGTTATCACCAGAAATTGATAAAGGTGTGTCAGCTTTTGGACTGGGAAGATTGTTAAAGAAATCCTCCCCATTGTCAGACGGGAATAATGTGGCTTCTCTACCATCCCCATATCCAATATTATCTGCTGCTGTATCATTCAGATGCAGAGCATTAACATCCTGGGAAATCTCTTCTTGAGGATCTTGTGATTCAGTTGATACACTAAAACCAAGATGGCTGAGAAGTTTCGTCCTTGCAGTTCCATCATCTTCAAACATGACTTTCAGGAATCCCCATGTTTCCCGATCATCCTCCAAACTGTTTAAAGACACTATAACCGTTAACCACCACCTTttctattgaaaaagaaaaggaagcaaaaaagaattagagaTGGAGACAAATTTTAAGGTCGATGGCATACTCAGATTCTTTAGACTTCTGTTCACATAAAACCCTGAGAGAGGAGCGTTCACCATTTTGTATTGCAGCTTCAAACTCAGATGAACGAGTAACCAAACTGTGCTCCATTACCAACTCATGCACATAAACCTGGAAATAAATACAGGGGTGAAATGAAATATAGCTGTCATGGAATTCAAGTTGACCaatccaataaaaaatacCTCTGAAGCACCAGCTGAAGCACCTGCAGCAGGAGTCTTAGGTTGAAATGATACTACCTTCCCTCCAAAGCCAAAAGAGGCACCAACTGGACGTTTATACCACTTTGGTGCTCTCAATGATACTGCATAAAATGGAGACCGGTGAAGGaaagaacaacaaaatcaaatttactaAGGTTATTTCATAGTACATGACAGCTACCAGATACACAAACGTGCACAAAAAACCAACTTACCTGTGCTAAAATCATTATCTCCTACACCATACCGGCTGCAACTCTgtaaaaagaagggaaagtaaattaaaagaatcaGATTTATACCAAAAAAAACTATGCAGATGATGAAGAACTTGAACTAGATACATGAAAATTTCAGACATGGTGAAAGAAGTCACATGAATATGAATAACTATGATTTAGTTTCACATGAAAGAGCGGCTGATTACATTCTTCACTTCTATATAtcgaaaaaatatttagcctagaaagttgaaaattttatcatttctaaACCCAATTGCAAGTTCACGCAATGATCATTAATCAAACTCTCTTATCCAGGAATCCCATCACAGAATCATCAAGATATTCCCAGTAGAAATAtctacttcatttttcataaagtatttaatataaatcaCTCATCTTGGgatatttctttcttccattGAAAACAGTTTCTCATCAAAAGGGAGGGGGAAGATCATAGAACATTCCAAGAAGtcataatctaaaatattaattctGTGGTCAGAATTGTAAGGAAACCTGCACAAAGTACAAACTTTTGCAAGTACCAACAAGCTTCAAAATGGATGTACCTCAATATTATATAAGCCAATCTTCCCATCAAATGAAGAGGCTGATATAACACCAGGAATCCTAGGATACCAGTGTACATCAAAGTTCCAGTTGGTACTAGCAGGCAATTCGCACACAATCTGCattgggaaagaaaaaatcagAGTAGTTTCCTGGTTGATGCTTATGTTCAAGCACCTAATAATAAACAATGATGGAGTatagaagaacaaaaagtaGAACATCAAAGAGCTTACATCTCCAGAAATAGTGTCCCAGCAGATAGTTCTGTTGTCTTTAGCACATGTTAGCAAGTAGGAGGTATCGGTGGGACACCATGACATTGCAATTACACCTGATTTTCAGGCCAAGTACTTTTAGAAGGTTCATTTTGgcaaaaataaactaaacttCATACAAACAAGAAGATATTCAATCCATCATTAGTAGACAAAGCAACATGTGCGGATTAAAGTCAAACTTATCACAATTAAACAGAACTTAATCTGCCAGTTGGGAAGCAAAAAATTACTTCACTGATTCATATAATACTGTTGTATGTACAGCAACTAACAAGCTCAAATGGAAGAGTTTTGAAACCCTGGTTGCttaaaaggataaaaacataattaacgACACAGCTACTAGAGTCCAATGCGTGATGAAAATGCTTCCGTCAATCATCTGTAAAATGAGATGAAGAGACGAGAACTACTGGATTGCATTTATCATTTCCAAACATGAAGCATCTAATCTTCAGTATCAACCCATTCAAGACAGTCAGATACAGATCATTGTTCAGTCTTTTATGAGTCTGCCAAACAAATTCCAATGTTATTAGCAGACATGAACACAAACAGGCAAGGCAAATAATGTATTGAAAAGTCGATATAGTCCTCATCATTTTAGGCAGtgaatttcaataattatgcAAGCTCAAACTGTAAAAGCTCACAACCCTCAATCTTTTCGTCATACAACaggaataaaaaatagaaaacttgAACGCAAGACAACAATCAGTCTAACAAAGTACAATGGCAttgtacaaatttcaaaaggaaataaataacaCCAGAAATCCATCATCTGATTATCAGATCACATATACCTAAGTAAGGGACGGTCATTTGTCATTCTTTTATATGATTCTGTAAATGTGAGAGCAGCTCAAGGACAGATACAACAAgtataacataaaattgaacttCATTACCATACCTCTAGTGTGGCCCACAAACTCTTTAACTGGCGTCATAATATTACGCATATCCCAAAGCTGAAAGCAAGAGAATGTGTCGACTTAAAAATAGTATGAAATCTTTACAATATTTAAGAGTATAATGTCTGCGAATCATCACCCTGAGGGAAGGGGAATGATCATCATCCGAAGCAACAACAAGTTGAGTTGCAAGATCAGGATTCCACTGCAGCACCGAGCAGCGTCTTCTAGTGGAATCTGAAAAACTGAGTTGACAggcaaaatatatttatcaaatgcAACCCAGAAATTTTGGCtgtatagaaaaaataataatttagtacttCACTTAGACTTACCTAATAACCGGTTTTTGCTTCTTCAGGTCCCAAACGACtgaataaaaaagttataacgAAATGTTAGGGAGAAACAAATGTTTGGTTGGATTCTTTTTTTCAgaatataactttattttagtTGCACTTATTGTAGACCTCTTCCCCTCCCCTGCCCTTGTaattaagcttttttttcatttgtcttttttatttctgaaTGTGACCATTGAAATTGTGATATGCGACCATTGAAACTGTAGTCTCAAGTTTGAGGTTTTTCTTTCCTccctttttgaaatttcattcacaaatagatattttctattaaaaaacaattaaattcaaaataataatactagaTAAAGCTTTCTTCAATCAAGAAACCGAATTTTCATctagaaaaaatcaaagtaaacAACTgcctaaaataaaaacagcccaaaaaaatgaaacaggATTTCTTTCCTCACCTGTTGCTCCATTATATGACGTAGAGGCTAATATATGTTGAACTTTACTATTCCATGATAAGAATGAAATTTCACCCTGAGCTGCAGAGCCACTACCCTGCAAAAAAACggaaagaacaaataaatatccatttgatttgaagtttataaTACATTGGCgaaagagagaagaggaaGCATGGTAGCTGATAGCATAACAAAGTAGAACTTTTCCTGGCATGTAAATAATGGTATCTTCCAAATATGAAGATTAGTCCTACTTGGCTGCCCCAAGgcaattattgttttttaaagagaactgaatccttcaaaatttaactaatttataaggaacttttatattgaaaataagaaaatgcaTAAGAACTGCCAAAGGTTTCCCTTAGAGGAAATCAAAGAGTATCAAAAGATCCTCCAAATGGAACTAATCGAGGGAGTACAAATACCAGagtctttgttcttttttccttttttaacaagaaatagaaaaaccctttttttataacagaaaagaaaaaactacaaCGCCcactaaaagaagaaacatttcTCCTCCAtcacaaaaattttcaattttctctccagaaaaataatccaaaaagCTAAAAGATGGCAAAGAAAGTCATTTTGAGAACCCAAAAATGAAGTTCAATATTCGTTGAAGCATCCAAAAATGAGGCTTTGGATAAACCCCGAGAAGTTTCATATTTGTTAAAGCATTGCCCTCTTGATCCAACAAGAATCAAGATTGGCAAGGAAAGGGAAATTCTTGGTGTGTAACAGCCTCTACCATTCTTGTCAAGGTCAATATTTACACAAGCTCCaacttcaaactaaaattatattgacTTGCCTTCAATCACAcggaaaacaaatatataaataaaactaccCAATTTGGGAAACAGTTCGCCCACATATTCTCCATCCAAGTTTaggggagggagggagggaacCCTCTGTCTAATACAGAAGACACTGGTTGAACAAGTTCTTGCTAAATTGACCAAATGAAAGAAGTCTACTATTTCTAGAGCAGGTAGGCTATGGGTGGTCTATCGGTCCTCCCATTTGCTCCCTCTTATTTCCTTTACATGTTCATGGTTTCTTAGACTCCATTCCCTCTAAACCCCTTAATGTTTACATAGGTCCCTACCCACCACTAGGCCAAGGTGGTTTCTCTCCTTGTAAAGATATCAAGGAGTTCATTACTCATTAGGGATTTTATTTGGTACAGCCTACATTTTGGATATGGAAGCCATAGCCACTCAGTAAATTGGAAGTTGGCCTTGCTTAAAGTTTGGGTGGATTGTTTCCCAACCCTACAGCATTTATTCAAGAAACTTTTAGGGCATCACAGTTATACTTAACTGGTTCCTGTGGCTTGAAATTTATGATGGTTTCCCATGCTTGATAAGCAGAAAGAAAATGACTAACCTTATTtcattgcttttgtttttatctctCTTATAATTTCCAACCAGTATGTATTTCTGTCTCGAATCCAAAAATgcaagagaaatgaaaaaagcaTCGACTTCCAAGGATTTCTTGCAGATATATAATAATGGTGGGTgtgcgcacacacacacacacatcgTAATatctttcaaaagtttatgtCAACAATAAATTGTGTGATgagacagagagagagagaaataatagATTGTGTTCTACAGCGACTACACTAAAAAGGGGTGCCAGAAACTATCCCCAAAACAGGCAAAACTACACACAAAAATAccatttgtttgttgttaaCAAGAATATTAGACAGTTGCAAgtatactataaaaaaaattatacaatcCAGCACAGCCTAACCTTCAGAGGTGGAAAATGAATAGGTTGTGATGGGTTGGCTAAATCCCATATGCAGATTTCACCATCATCAGCTCCAGATGCAAGCAAGTTTGGTGTAATTGTATTAAATTCTAAACCACGCACCTGAAAGAGCAAAATATTTGCTATCAGTGAGAAAAATATGGTACAACAGTAACATTAGATAAGCCACGAACTCTTGAGTATTTCAAAAAACTTACAGGCCCTTTATGCCTTGTTAGATGTCCAACTAGTGGAGTTTCACCTGCCTCAGGACTGAAAAAATAAGGTGAAAAAGAGTCAAGCCTACAAAGCATTCAACACAGCTAAACCTGACGCCGTGAAAACTATTGTAGGGTAACtgcaaaattaaacaagtGAACTGAAtctagtaaaaaaaatatattttttcagaGGGTTTGCATATGAAACTTTCAACCTATCTAGACCAGGTTCAGATTCATATTTCAACCAATATTTATAATGTATGGAACATTATGGAAACCTTCCTATCCATCCACCTTCACAAGGTCCAAaaggaatatttttctttcgcAAGAGGTAAATGAACAATTAAACCAACACAGAAACTTAACAACGCCGACCATTGCGTCAATTTGATCTTTCTCCTTAAATTGCTTCAACCAACCTTCAAAGAACTAACAagtgataaagaaaaaaaaaaccaacaaactCCTTAATCCTACTGCAGTTAAATTACACCAATTGGTCCGAAGCCGACTCCCCGAAAAGATAAGCACCTGTTAACTAAGAACTTATTAACTCTAGTTCCTCCATTTACCCGCAACCAAACCCACTTCGGAAAAAATTCAATTCCGAATTCTAACAAACAGATTGATCCAATTAAATGCGAAACAAAGTCGAATTACCGGATCAGCGCAAGAGGGTTCCAAATATCAATGTTCCCATCGACGAGTCCTCCAGCAATGAAGCCCAGAGAAAATTGTTCAGAACCCGATCCATTCTTTCCCCACGAGAGACGATTGAACCGTTCGGAGCTCGGAGAATCCCCAATTACAGGAAGGTCTTTATCATCCGACTGGAAATCAAGCTTGAAGATCTCGAGATTGGCTGATGAGCTAAATGACAGATCCACAGCACCAGCCATCGTCCCGGCGGCCATGTACGGTGCGTCCGGTGCTATAGCAACGGACGCCGATCGATTCACTCCTTTTATACACGCCATTGAAACCCCAAactatggaaaaaaaaaaaaaccgaaGAGTACACCGAATTGAATTGTATCAACAATCTGTCTATGTATACAATTACAATTATATGAAAAGGAGAAGCAATGATCGGCGGATCTGGAGGATTTAGAGAGAATTTTTTTGGAGAGTGTATAAGAATTTGAGGGTTGTTGTTTCGATCTGATCTGTGAAACGCAAGTGAAAGTGAGAGACTCgcaattctctctctctctcgctctccaaaattttgcgcaaaacaaaaacaaagaaaaaaaataaaagtcgggattttgaagattttattgCTGCCGTTTCCGGGAGTTTAATTAACGGGTTTCACAAGATTTTATTCTCTGTGTAATGGAACACTAGGGTTTATGTTAGTCAACGTTTTTAAAGACGACTGCTTCATTATTTTTCCAATCAGAATACGACATGTGTTTCTTAATGGGCCTTTTTCTGATGGGCCATTGCTTCCAACTGTGGCCTAAGTCTATGcccataattatttttagaaccCCAGCCCATACCTTTCATTGTTTAGCAAAGGGgtttcttaaaagaaataataaaccGTCAAAATGTTTACCCAACAATTTCACATGCTCACAatgtaaaataccaaaattactCTAATCAACAAACGATAAACTGGTCACACGCCTGATATACGATCTCAGGCATACCATGTCCCGAGAtgaaaaaactatttctttgttattaaatCTCGAGACTTAGTGGCCCTGAGATGTTTCTAGATGAAATATTTGTCTTTAGTTATTTGATCTTGAACCTTAATTACATCGATCacaaagaatatataaatcacaatgacatatatgaaatttataaaaaaatatttgaatgatgAATTTAATGCTCTTAATCAACTCAATAAAACTTAGGTCTAAAATTCCAAAATGATATGACATGTGCAATCCTCATATTTGAAGTTGCAACAATATGAAATTAATgacatatatgaaattaatgaaaaaatgatcATGCGtcatggatttttttttattttattatacagattgtaaatattttaagtttttgttacaTAGTATAATGTGTTCGGTCTAGAACATCTAAAAGCACCACGTACATATTGTTGTCTTGAACGATCTTGGCCTAAGCAGTCATAGTTGCACAAACAAGTTGACACCAGAGTTGGAGAGGTACCTCTGCATAGGAAGTTAGTAAAATTTGTGATAAATCACatcatcaaattcaaattgagaggaaaaagtattttttttattgtgaatatgttttataaaaacttaGTGAATCATATCAACTAAATCAACACTCTTAAAATCATGAATCCACCttaaaaataacttcaaaCTACATCAGCCAAATCGATTTacgatttcaaaaaaaaaaaaaaattaagtagcatctgattttaataaactaaattgtgtgttttattttaacctAAGTTAAAGTGCacatacttttaatattttatatattataagataAAGTTCGGTCATGTTTCAACTTTggatatttatattattattaagacttgatttaaacttaataaagtttgaaaatagcattatgataaaatttatagttttgtattcaaaatttacGATATATTCAAACTTTTGTAAGGTTTGTCTTCTTGTTTAACTTAATCATACGTAACTCAATCTTATTTTCACGAAATCTTTtgttagttatatttttatataatttgttttataagcATATCATTTTCTCATTGTACATATCTCAAATTATATCACATTTTTTTCGTTCACATACATCTTAAGATTGTATCTTCTTTCTCAtcttctaattatttattacctTCACTATCTACCCCCCACCCCACCAATAGAGTCATTTCTGATCAGCTTGCTCAAATATTGATTGTTCTTTCCATTAATTAGTATTCAATAACTATTTGTGCAAAATCTTGGACATTATCGAGACGTGTTGTTTCTTTGGTTGCCTAACTCAATTCACTTTTCTTGCTAAATAATCTCATGttgaacatttttattatcatgATGGTGCTCTTATAACCATGGAGGGTCAAAAGCTATATGAATGATGAATTTAATGTTCTTAATCAACTCAATAAAACTTATGTCTAAAATTCCAAAATGATATGATGTGTGCAATCCTCATATTTGAAGTTGCTATATATGTGTAACATTTGGCGACTTCACCTAATaaacttctaaatttaaataattagataaaCAAGATTCAAAcgagtttaatttttaaaaaaatatataacaaattaagaattttaGAGGTGAAATAAGGTTTATAAGCTTAAGgttaaaatttttaagaataataaaagatttaaaacccaataattaacaaacaagTCGTAGTTTTCTATCTctttttcatcaataataatagagGGAAGACTTGAACCTCAATCTTAAAAGGCATTGAGTGTTTTTTGTCTACTACACCAATTTCAATTGTATTTAGATCGATGTTAATTTGAGAAGCAGAAGTTTGAGTATAATGTTTGGTGGTTTCACTTTTAATGTTGTAACCAAACTATGCACCAAATGCTAATGTATAGTGACTCAATAGTAAAACagtaattttgaaagtaaagTGAACAAAATTTTCGCTCAAatgttgaatgaaaaattgattCCAACTTGTCacttattattcctaaaattgttACCCAATATAATTACTTATGTGTTTAGCTTTCAAGTATTTGCTCATATACTGCCTACttgtaagtttaaatctcTAACAAAGTTTATATTGCGCTTTTTTTAACATACGAAACTTTTCATTAGCTAAGTTAAAAGTTAATGGACTAATACCATATACACAAAATAGGATatgagggagagagagaaaaaaaaaagaactaaagaaATCAATGGAACATTCGCAATGCTGACAAAATAGTTACACTGTTatagtttctaaatttctaaccCTCGTCCCAAAACATTAACACAGAGAAGTAATGGATGTAATCTCAAAGAGTTCCTTTGTAAAACAATGGTCGGgctattaaacaaaattgcaaatatagtcaAGTCTATTGACGACACATTAAtacttatattaatatatagttgatAGATTAtgacaaattt of the Cucumis sativus cultivar 9930 chromosome 3, Cucumber_9930_V3, whole genome shotgun sequence genome contains:
- the LOC101219034 gene encoding protein transport protein SEC31 homolog B, coding for MACIKGVNRSASVAIAPDAPYMAAGTMAGAVDLSFSSSANLEIFKLDFQSDDKDLPVIGDSPSSERFNRLSWGKNGSGSEQFSLGFIAGGLVDGNIDIWNPLALIRPEAGETPLVGHLTRHKGPVRGLEFNTITPNLLASGADDGEICIWDLANPSQPIHFPPLKGSGSAAQGEISFLSWNSKVQHILASTSYNGATVVWDLKKQKPVISFSDSTRRRCSVLQWNPDLATQLVVASDDDHSPSLRLWDMRNIMTPVKEFVGHTRGVIAMSWCPTDTSYLLTCAKDNRTICWDTISGDIVCELPASTNWNFDVHWYPRIPGVISASSFDGKIGLYNIESCSRYGVGDNDFSTVSLRAPKWYKRPVGASFGFGGKVVSFQPKTPAAGASAGASEVYVHELVMEHSLVTRSSEFEAAIQNGERSSLRVLCEQKSKESDLEDDRETWGFLKVMFEDDGTARTKLLSHLGFSVSTESQDPQEEISQDVNALHLNDTAADNIGYGDGREATLFPSDNGEDFFNNLPSPKADTPLSISGDNHAAEETVAAEEPQVEDGVEDNGDASFADGVQRALVVGDYKGAVGLCVSANKMADALVIAHVGGGSLWENTRDQYLKMSRSPYLKIVSAMVNNDLLSLVNTRPLKFWKETLALLCSFAQKDEWTVLCDTLASKLMVAGYTLPATLCYICAGNIDKTVEIWSKCLSAEREGKSYVDLLQDLMEKTIVLALATGQKRFSVTLCKLVEKYAEILASQGQLTTALEYIKLLGSEELTPELVILRDRISLSTESDKNDKASNIEYSQQPSENMYGSEATKHYYQESASAQFHQNMPTTTYNDNYSQTAYGARGYTAPTPYQPAPQPNLFVPSQAPQAPETNFSAPPGQPAPRPFVPATPSALRNMEKYQQPPTLGSQLYPGIANPTYQPIPAASVGPVPSHMDSVPGHKMPQVVAPAPPSRGFMPVPNPGAVQLPGMGLVQPPSPTQSAPTQPAVMPPAPPPTVQTADTSNVPAHQKPVVATLTRLFNETSEALGGARANPGKKREIEDNSRKMGALFSKLNSGDISKNAADKLGQLCQALDTGDYGRALQIQVLLTTSEWDECSFWLATLKRMIKTRQSMRLS